The proteins below are encoded in one region of Betaproteobacteria bacterium:
- a CDS encoding PD-(D/E)XK nuclease family protein: MSDHLFFCATTRLAQTLRGELPAEQAVWRTRQALTLGQWLAGLADEAQLTGIADLPIALDPFSERLLWEKVIAESLTEAAPLFDIQGMAASAAEAQALVRVWKLPAEAGALSDEAKLFVGWQADFEKRCRSKGWIDPAGLHRQLIALIEDGHFSLPTAVTFAGYDRYTPLERDLMAALSQRGVTFENQPIFPVDRGNRAVLACADSDAECAVVVAWVQAQLAANPACRLGIVAPDLAGIRDRLEFLLDDALHPALIRPDAAEAPRCFNFSLGRALADLPLIRVALDLLALGSGRAKVEQSRLSELLLAGGWSAAEGEADGRTRLDSALRRDLPYFTTLPALIRLAHRLSENEAPLCPQTVAALEAFVETASTASRKLLPGQWSGVFRNCLKAVGWPGDRPLSSHEFQARRAFGEVLDGLGRLDGLLGPLGFAEAVRRLSQLCRQRLFQPETRGKPAIQVLGVLESAGLSFDALWVMGMNDDLWPPPPRPNPLLPAEVLRAAGASHASADVELDFARRVHVRLSQSAPEVTFSYAQADGNRVLRPSPLIAGMPLVTAVSAEVVTLARQLAGESTSALAAIDDAMAPPVGEGEKVSGGSWVLRAQAICPAWAYYQYRLGGEAMDEPVEGLDPAARGTLVHEALEAFWTAVRSSDALAALGEIARQQAIAEAVIQALQHFELDRRITLPARFRELEAARLAKLLGVWLQVEAMRGQSFEVVACEAPAEVEIEGIKVRMIVDRIDQLADGRQVIIDYKTGAAIDTRNWAEQRITEPQLPIYAALVNEDVAAVVFAKVLLDKPAFAGVADEKDILPGVQGIGDDKQKTFDPAEFPDWIAVITHWRERLHAVAKEVKQGQAGVMFADTRDLQYCEVLPLLRLPERQRLLAEAALKP, encoded by the coding sequence TTGAGCGATCACCTGTTTTTCTGCGCTACGACTCGCCTGGCGCAAACGCTGCGCGGCGAGTTGCCGGCGGAGCAGGCTGTCTGGCGCACCCGGCAGGCGCTGACGCTTGGGCAATGGCTGGCCGGATTGGCCGATGAAGCGCAGCTGACCGGGATCGCCGATCTGCCGATCGCCCTTGATCCTTTTTCCGAGCGACTGCTCTGGGAAAAGGTCATCGCCGAATCGTTGACCGAAGCCGCGCCGCTTTTCGACATTCAGGGTATGGCCGCTTCCGCTGCCGAGGCGCAGGCGCTGGTTCGCGTCTGGAAGCTGCCGGCTGAGGCAGGTGCGCTGTCTGACGAGGCCAAATTGTTCGTCGGCTGGCAGGCAGATTTCGAGAAACGCTGCCGGAGCAAGGGCTGGATCGATCCGGCTGGCCTGCATCGACAGCTGATAGCCCTGATCGAGGACGGTCATTTTTCCTTGCCCACGGCCGTGACGTTCGCTGGCTATGATCGCTACACACCGCTTGAGCGTGACTTGATGGCGGCGCTGAGCCAGCGTGGGGTAACTTTTGAAAATCAGCCGATTTTTCCGGTTGACCGTGGCAATCGTGCCGTCCTTGCCTGCGCCGACAGCGACGCCGAATGTGCCGTCGTGGTGGCCTGGGTTCAGGCACAGCTGGCGGCCAACCCGGCTTGCCGGCTCGGTATTGTCGCGCCTGATCTGGCCGGTATCCGTGACCGGCTGGAGTTCCTGCTTGACGATGCCCTGCACCCGGCACTGATTCGCCCGGATGCGGCCGAAGCGCCGCGTTGTTTCAACTTCTCGCTGGGCCGGGCGCTTGCCGATCTGCCGCTGATTCGCGTCGCGCTCGATCTGCTGGCGTTGGGCAGTGGCCGAGCCAAGGTCGAGCAAAGCCGGCTGTCCGAATTGCTGCTGGCCGGTGGCTGGTCAGCCGCCGAAGGCGAGGCGGATGGCAGGACGCGACTCGATAGCGCCTTGCGCCGCGATCTGCCGTACTTCACCACATTGCCGGCCCTGATCCGTCTGGCCCATCGCCTTTCTGAGAACGAAGCGCCGCTCTGTCCGCAAACCGTGGCGGCGCTTGAAGCCTTTGTCGAAACGGCCAGTACGGCCAGCCGCAAGCTGCTACCGGGGCAGTGGTCCGGCGTGTTTCGTAACTGTCTGAAAGCCGTCGGCTGGCCCGGCGATCGCCCGCTCTCCAGCCATGAATTCCAGGCCCGTCGTGCTTTTGGTGAGGTGCTCGATGGTCTTGGCCGACTGGATGGCCTGCTCGGGCCGCTAGGCTTTGCCGAGGCGGTGCGTCGCCTGTCGCAGCTTTGCCGCCAGCGTTTGTTCCAGCCGGAGACGCGCGGCAAGCCGGCGATCCAGGTGCTCGGTGTCCTCGAAAGCGCCGGCCTGTCTTTCGACGCGCTGTGGGTGATGGGCATGAATGACGACCTCTGGCCGCCACCGCCGCGCCCCAATCCGCTGTTGCCGGCCGAGGTGCTGCGCGCCGCCGGGGCCTCCCATGCCAGCGCCGACGTCGAGCTTGATTTTGCCCGGCGCGTACATGTCCGGCTGTCGCAATCGGCACCGGAGGTGACTTTTTCGTATGCGCAGGCCGACGGCAACCGCGTTCTTCGGCCGAGTCCGCTGATCGCCGGCATGCCATTGGTCACCGCGGTGTCGGCCGAAGTGGTCACCTTGGCCCGGCAATTGGCCGGTGAATCCACATCGGCGCTGGCGGCGATCGACGATGCCATGGCGCCGCCGGTTGGCGAGGGGGAAAAAGTCTCCGGCGGCAGCTGGGTTCTGCGTGCCCAGGCGATCTGCCCGGCCTGGGCCTATTACCAGTACCGTCTGGGCGGCGAGGCGATGGATGAACCGGTCGAAGGTTTGGACCCGGCGGCCCGTGGCACGCTGGTGCACGAGGCGCTGGAAGCATTCTGGACGGCCGTCCGTTCGTCCGATGCGCTGGCGGCCTTGGGCGAGATAGCCCGCCAGCAGGCCATCGCCGAGGCGGTGATCCAGGCTTTGCAGCATTTCGAACTCGACCGTCGCATCACACTGCCCGCCCGCTTCCGAGAACTGGAAGCAGCACGACTGGCCAAACTGCTCGGGGTCTGGCTGCAGGTTGAAGCCATGCGCGGCCAGAGTTTTGAGGTGGTTGCCTGCGAAGCGCCGGCCGAGGTGGAGATCGAGGGCATCAAGGTCCGGATGATCGTCGACCGTATCGACCAGTTGGCCGATGGCCGGCAGGTCATCATCGATTACAAGACCGGTGCTGCCATCGACACCAGGAACTGGGCCGAGCAACGCATCACCGAGCCGCAGTTGCCGATCTACGCGGCACTGGTCAATGAGGACGTGGCCGCCGTCGTCTTCGCCAAGGTGTTGCTCGACAAGCCGGCCTTCGCCGGCGTGGCCGACGAAAAGGACATCCTGCCCGGCGTCCAGGGTATCGGCGACGACAAACAGAAAACATTCGACCCGGCTGAATTCCCGGACTGGATCGCTGTCATTA
- a CDS encoding helix-hairpin-helix domain-containing protein: MKSRLRIIALACLLCAGLAQARVNVNTATAEELESLQGIGTVRAQAIIDYRSQHGQFKSNRDLMKVPDIPESVVKGLKGKLAYSGASTITESARSPRSARKADDAKAGRAAKMQAPAAPMKPKALPAPVAKQAESVAPSAAPGQASPAQPAAPALPARPVMPGKPATASSLSEGKLPSNPASAPAPARPALPGKVSSAGAVSAAAPAAPALPRPAVPASVH, translated from the coding sequence ATGAAATCACGTTTGCGGATAATCGCGCTCGCCTGCCTGCTTTGTGCTGGCTTGGCTCAGGCCCGGGTCAACGTTAACACTGCAACGGCAGAGGAGCTGGAATCACTGCAAGGCATTGGCACCGTGCGCGCCCAGGCCATCATCGACTATCGCAGTCAGCACGGACAGTTCAAGTCGAACAGGGACTTGATGAAAGTACCGGATATTCCTGAATCCGTAGTCAAGGGCTTGAAAGGCAAGCTTGCCTACAGCGGCGCAAGCACGATCACCGAAAGCGCGCGCAGCCCCAGGTCCGCCAGGAAAGCTGACGATGCGAAGGCCGGGCGTGCTGCCAAGATGCAAGCGCCGGCTGCGCCGATGAAACCCAAAGCCTTGCCGGCGCCAGTGGCCAAGCAGGCAGAATCCGTTGCCCCAAGTGCGGCGCCGGGTCAGGCAAGTCCAGCCCAACCTGCAGCGCCTGCTTTACCTGCCAGGCCAGTGATGCCCGGCAAGCCGGCGACGGCTTCGTCATTGAGTGAGGGAAAATTGCCGAGCAATCCGGCATCGGCACCGGCACCGGCACGCCCGGCCTTGCCCGGCAAGGTGAGCAGCGCGGGAGCCGTCAGCGCTGCCGCGCCGGCGGCTCCCGCGCTGCCGCGTCCGGCCGTTCCTGCCAGTGTTCACTGA
- a CDS encoding patatin-like phospholipase family protein, which produces MSICRRASFLVFALFFGSTVAMGADETRPRIGLVLGGGGARGAAHIGVLEALHKMRVPIDCVAGTSMGALVAGAWAAGMSPANMREQLARADWGDMFVDNPEYAEMSSRNKMVSRIYLPGSESGVSRNGVAYQPGVVSGQKIKLFFNQLVRANQGERDIESLSLPLSIIATDIGTGERVVFRDGPLTTAMRASMSVPGLLAPVDHLGRKLVDGGLVDNLPIGEVRERCQADVVIAVNVGSPLLKAEEVGSLLTVSAQMVGILTEQNVSRSLATLKPGDIYIQPKLEGISPGDFAKHEAAADSGRAATEAVAEKLARLATGEASYAAWWKSIEVTRRTSPRIDEIEIVGLSRVNPAVIERYLSVQTGETIRPSVINRDLLRMYGDGYYESVDYTVLNQRDRNILRIMPIEKRWGPDYAHFAINLHADNSQGSNFGLRAAYHQTWLNELGGELIYSGEIGSNNRLGINYYQPLDARQRYFFEGTAGVGQTRLNVYEDDKRIAQYRDSETGAGAYLGANIGLLGPVRLGWVQRHRYFDLDIGDPSLPKADKSFSGWKASLDFDQFDRMYFPTRGWSAQVSWFQSPGANYARADVDLRGAYAWGGTVFNGRVRYTGSPHGTLPVYDAGTIGGFLNLTALAPNQIIGDDIRYAGIWAEQIIGRLPLGLRGDMRIGLALEAAKIGSPYTETRHVGIMDSAAVYLGGETPLGPTYVGFGYSSSGVSNLFLFVGTP; this is translated from the coding sequence TTGTCGATTTGCCGCCGCGCTTCATTTTTGGTTTTTGCCCTTTTTTTCGGGTCGACCGTAGCAATGGGTGCTGACGAGACCCGGCCACGCATCGGCCTGGTGCTGGGTGGTGGTGGCGCGCGAGGGGCGGCGCATATCGGCGTGTTGGAGGCTCTCCATAAGATGCGCGTGCCGATCGATTGTGTGGCCGGCACCAGCATGGGGGCGCTGGTCGCCGGCGCCTGGGCCGCCGGGATGTCACCGGCCAACATGCGCGAGCAGTTGGCGCGGGCCGACTGGGGCGACATGTTTGTCGACAATCCGGAATACGCTGAGATGAGTTCGCGCAACAAGATGGTGTCGCGAATTTACCTGCCGGGCTCGGAGAGCGGGGTGTCGCGCAATGGCGTGGCCTATCAGCCGGGCGTGGTGTCCGGCCAGAAAATCAAGCTCTTTTTCAATCAGCTGGTACGCGCCAATCAGGGCGAACGCGATATTGAGAGTCTGTCGCTGCCGCTGTCCATCATCGCTACCGACATTGGTACCGGCGAGCGCGTCGTTTTTCGTGACGGTCCGCTGACCACGGCCATGCGAGCCAGCATGTCGGTCCCCGGCTTGCTGGCGCCGGTCGATCATCTGGGCCGCAAGCTGGTTGACGGGGGATTGGTCGATAACTTGCCGATCGGTGAGGTGCGTGAGCGTTGCCAGGCGGATGTCGTCATCGCCGTCAACGTCGGCTCTCCGCTACTCAAGGCCGAGGAGGTCGGTTCGCTGCTCACCGTGTCGGCACAGATGGTCGGCATTTTGACCGAACAGAATGTCAGCCGCTCGCTGGCGACGCTCAAGCCGGGCGATATTTATATCCAGCCCAAGCTTGAAGGCATTTCGCCGGGGGATTTTGCCAAGCATGAAGCGGCTGCTGACAGTGGCCGCGCCGCGACCGAGGCCGTCGCCGAAAAGCTCGCCAGACTGGCTACTGGCGAAGCGAGTTATGCCGCGTGGTGGAAGAGTATCGAGGTCACTCGACGCACCTCCCCACGCATCGACGAAATCGAAATTGTCGGTTTGAGCCGGGTCAATCCGGCGGTCATCGAGCGCTACCTGAGCGTACAAACAGGAGAAACCATCCGGCCATCGGTAATCAATCGCGACTTGTTGCGGATGTACGGTGACGGCTATTACGAGAGTGTTGATTACACCGTGCTCAATCAGCGTGATCGCAATATCCTGCGCATCATGCCGATCGAGAAGCGCTGGGGGCCGGATTACGCCCACTTTGCCATTAACCTGCATGCGGACAACAGCCAGGGTTCGAATTTCGGGCTGCGTGCCGCCTATCACCAGACCTGGCTGAACGAGCTCGGCGGCGAGCTGATCTATTCCGGCGAAATCGGCTCCAACAACCGGCTGGGTATCAATTATTACCAGCCACTCGATGCCCGGCAGCGCTACTTTTTCGAAGGAACCGCCGGCGTCGGACAAACGCGCCTCAATGTCTATGAAGACGACAAACGGATCGCCCAATACCGCGATAGCGAGACCGGCGCTGGCGCCTATTTGGGGGCCAATATCGGCCTGCTCGGCCCGGTTCGACTCGGCTGGGTGCAGCGCCATCGCTACTTCGATCTCGATATTGGCGATCCGTCCCTACCCAAGGCCGACAAAAGTTTTTCCGGTTGGAAGGCCAGCCTCGATTTTGACCAGTTCGACCGCATGTACTTCCCGACCCGCGGCTGGTCGGCCCAGGTTTCATGGTTCCAGTCGCCCGGCGCCAACTACGCCCGCGCCGATGTCGACCTGCGCGGTGCCTATGCCTGGGGCGGCACGGTGTTCAACGGCCGCGTGCGCTATACCGGTTCGCCGCACGGCACCTTGCCTGTCTATGATGCTGGCACGATCGGTGGCTTCCTGAATCTGACTGCTTTGGCGCCCAACCAGATCATCGGCGACGATATTCGCTATGCCGGCATTTGGGCCGAACAGATCATTGGCCGTCTGCCGCTCGGCCTGCGTGGCGACATGCGTATCGGGCTGGCGCTGGAGGCCGCAAAAATTGGTTCCCCTTACACTGAGACCAGACACGTCGGCATCATGGATTCTGCGGCCGTGTATCTGGGGGGTGAAACTCCGTTAGGGCCGACTTATGTCGGCTTCGGATACTCCTCCAGTGGGGTGTCGAATTTGTTCCTTTTTGTGGGTACGCCTTGA
- a CDS encoding OmpA family protein, with protein sequence MNIAKKSLVLALLAGIGFTAVAQERVYVIDQRDVVAKSGFGLCWRDGYWTPAAAAADKAGCECDKDLLPKETCEPKMAAAPAAPVAGVKPSGEKITVAADALFDFNKAVLRPAGKAKLDELVSKAQAIKLEVILAVGHTDRIGSDSYNQKLSEKRAAAVKEYLVAKGIEANRVYTEGKGEKQPVTGDKCKGTKKSKALIDCLQPDRRVDIEVIGTK encoded by the coding sequence ATGAACATCGCCAAGAAATCTCTGGTTCTGGCCCTGCTGGCCGGCATCGGTTTTACTGCTGTTGCCCAAGAACGCGTTTATGTAATCGACCAGCGCGACGTCGTCGCCAAGTCCGGTTTCGGCCTGTGCTGGCGTGATGGCTACTGGACCCCGGCCGCTGCTGCTGCCGACAAGGCCGGTTGCGAGTGCGACAAGGACCTGCTGCCGAAAGAAACCTGCGAGCCGAAGATGGCTGCCGCACCGGCTGCTCCGGTCGCTGGCGTGAAGCCGTCCGGTGAAAAGATCACCGTCGCCGCTGATGCCCTGTTCGACTTCAACAAGGCTGTCCTGCGTCCGGCCGGCAAGGCCAAGCTCGACGAACTGGTCTCCAAGGCCCAGGCCATCAAGCTCGAAGTGATCCTGGCCGTTGGCCACACCGACCGTATCGGTTCTGACTCCTACAACCAGAAGCTGTCCGAGAAGCGCGCTGCCGCCGTCAAGGAATACCTGGTTGCCAAGGGCATCGAAGCCAACCGTGTTTACACCGAAGGCAAGGGCGAGAAGCAGCCGGTTACCGGCGACAAGTGCAAGGGCACCAAGAAGTCCAAGGCGCTGATTGACTGCCTGCAGCCGGATCGTCGCGTTGACATCGAAGTCATCGGCACCAAGTAA
- a CDS encoding site-specific recombinase: MAKPRLFLQRVFGKPAPSGDPVAEALNHFRAPKADTLELARRLVATLRPQSRGDTGAAERYQAMLDQLEADPVLLAAFRRHIVHFVATRRLVTFFTESGVLPGTGFFSEWWRILGSNLLPEVADERRLKDCLHIIYDRTSDWRWLEAIPATASQRFWALIAPAEELRNIDWRSIQEQMLDAVLLLAHRVSGLGVENELMRASPNFDDDTPRFIALSAEALDFVNAFRATLNDPTLTADNGSQLLVIADQCSETLQRIRKRALTVGTSLHLSYILTRSEQSLERLRDLAAILNAGEQATVRADAIQSWGEFAHAAFLAENRRNSLRFYMAQLSHLLAVRVTENAARSGGHYICDTPAEYRKMWRSAAGAGVLIGLMALLKIEAATLQAPLFGEAFMFSMIYGLGFVAIFLLGMTVATKQPAMTAQTLAGLLGDARGTRSADLEKIVDVAAAVSRSQLAAIAGNVMVALPVAVAVGFGLGYLSGEPVISLDKGAHLIADLDPLSWALPHAAIAGFYLFLSGLISGYFDNRAAYAELGPRIARLRWLQSLFGREQAGRIGSYIQEHLGGIMGNFLFGCMLGSTGVIGTILGLPLDIRHIAFASANLGYALIGFQFALPLKAIAWAAFGIAAIGFINLAVSFTLAMRTAMRARGIQFEHWGPLLRALWNRFNHHPRSFVLPPRQTAVDA, from the coding sequence ATGGCAAAACCCCGCCTTTTTCTTCAGCGCGTATTCGGCAAACCGGCGCCAAGCGGCGATCCGGTGGCCGAGGCGCTGAACCATTTTCGTGCCCCCAAGGCCGACACGCTGGAACTGGCACGTCGCCTGGTTGCCACATTGCGCCCGCAAAGCAGGGGCGACACCGGCGCCGCCGAGCGCTATCAGGCAATGCTCGACCAACTGGAAGCAGACCCCGTGCTGCTCGCCGCCTTTCGCCGTCATATTGTCCATTTCGTCGCCACTCGCCGGCTGGTGACTTTTTTTACCGAAAGCGGCGTCCTGCCGGGTACCGGCTTTTTCTCCGAATGGTGGCGCATTCTGGGCAGCAACTTGCTGCCGGAGGTAGCTGACGAGCGCCGGCTGAAGGATTGCCTGCATATCATTTATGACCGCACCAGCGATTGGCGCTGGCTGGAGGCGATTCCTGCCACAGCCTCGCAACGTTTCTGGGCGCTGATCGCCCCGGCCGAGGAATTGCGCAATATCGATTGGCGCAGCATTCAGGAACAAATGCTCGATGCCGTCCTGCTACTGGCCCACCGGGTCAGCGGCCTCGGCGTCGAAAACGAATTGATGCGCGCCTCGCCGAATTTTGATGACGATACGCCGCGTTTCATCGCCCTGTCGGCCGAAGCGCTGGATTTCGTTAACGCCTTTCGCGCGACGCTCAATGATCCGACGCTGACAGCAGACAATGGCAGCCAGCTGCTGGTCATCGCCGACCAATGCAGCGAGACCCTACAACGCATCAGAAAGCGTGCACTCACTGTCGGTACAAGCCTCCATTTGTCTTATATTTTGACGCGCAGTGAGCAAAGCCTTGAACGCCTGCGCGACCTCGCTGCGATCCTGAACGCCGGTGAGCAGGCGACTGTTCGCGCCGATGCCATCCAGTCCTGGGGCGAGTTTGCCCACGCCGCCTTCCTGGCCGAAAACCGGCGCAACAGTTTGCGCTTTTACATGGCGCAACTCTCGCACTTGCTTGCCGTGCGCGTCACCGAAAACGCGGCACGCTCCGGCGGACATTACATCTGCGATACCCCGGCCGAATACCGCAAGATGTGGCGATCTGCTGCGGGCGCCGGGGTGCTGATCGGCCTGATGGCACTGCTCAAGATCGAGGCAGCGACATTGCAAGCGCCGCTGTTTGGCGAAGCCTTCATGTTCAGCATGATTTACGGGCTGGGCTTCGTCGCCATTTTCCTGCTCGGCATGACAGTCGCCACCAAGCAGCCGGCGATGACGGCACAAACATTGGCCGGGCTGCTCGGCGACGCCAGGGGGACGCGCAGCGCGGATCTGGAAAAAATCGTCGATGTCGCCGCCGCGGTCAGCCGCAGCCAACTGGCTGCCATTGCCGGCAACGTCATGGTTGCGCTGCCGGTCGCCGTTGCTGTCGGCTTCGGCCTCGGCTATCTGAGCGGCGAGCCGGTGATCAGCCTCGACAAGGGCGCCCACCTGATCGCCGACCTCGATCCGCTGTCGTGGGCGCTGCCGCATGCCGCCATCGCCGGGTTCTACCTCTTCCTGTCCGGACTGATCAGCGGCTACTTCGACAACCGCGCCGCCTACGCCGAGCTCGGGCCACGCATTGCTCGCTTGCGCTGGCTGCAGAGCCTGTTTGGCCGGGAGCAGGCCGGCCGCATCGGCAGCTACATTCAGGAACACCTCGGCGGCATCATGGGCAATTTCCTGTTTGGCTGCATGCTCGGCTCGACGGGTGTCATCGGCACCATTCTTGGCTTGCCGCTCGATATCCGGCACATTGCCTTCGCCTCGGCCAATCTCGGTTACGCACTGATCGGCTTCCAGTTCGCCTTGCCGCTGAAGGCCATCGCCTGGGCTGCCTTTGGCATCGCCGCCATCGGCTTCATCAATCTCGCCGTCAGCTTTACGCTGGCCATGCGTACCGCCATGCGGGCCCGTGGTATCCAGTTCGAGCACTGGGGGCCGCTGTTGCGTGCCTTGTGGAACCGCTTCAACCATCATCCGCGCAGTTTTGTGTTGCCACCGCGCCAAACTGCCGTCGACGCGTAA
- a CDS encoding outer membrane protein assembly factor yields MIHRCLPHPALLLLLAIATPLVAGELSVHAPSDIKKLLTPWLPDDSGNQRRLQGQLSEILATEGYFSPAFNFEERDGGLNLTIDPGLRTTITGVDVAVDGNIEPKTKSSLIDSWQLPVGHPFRQDDWNTAKQQILSELLAVEYADARLVDSEAAIDTEAHSARLSTHYDTGPRYRFGPLRVEGLQNYGPELIERYNRAVLAGQPYREDRLNALQSTLQSTPYFASVQTSLDRDAAEIQDDGTATAPVLVRVRERSSHRVSFGAGFSSNTGARVELNYHTPNLFNQAWALDSGLRIEQKRQTAYADVFLPPDARNRRNSLGAMAEASDIQGLRTERYAFGAQTVQQRGIVEQRLSLNWEQERRETDASLPSTSRALVPNGVWTWRHVDSLLDPHLGSVVQVQIGGGAKAALSDQNFVRLHGRFQQYIPLGRVDTLILRGELGYTFANSRQHIPQDYLFRTGGAGSVRGYAYQSLGIKEGNAVVGGRYMAIASVEATHWLNEAWGVAAFIDAGDAVDALQDVRLAIGYGLGARWRSPAGPIGIDFAYGDRDKSLHLHFSLAIPF; encoded by the coding sequence GTGATCCACCGTTGCCTGCCCCACCCAGCATTGCTGCTCCTGCTCGCCATCGCCACCCCGCTGGTGGCCGGCGAACTGTCGGTGCACGCGCCCAGCGACATCAAGAAGCTGCTGACGCCTTGGTTACCTGACGACTCAGGCAACCAACGTCGCCTGCAGGGGCAATTGAGCGAAATCCTCGCCACCGAGGGCTACTTTTCGCCGGCATTCAATTTTGAAGAACGTGACGGCGGCCTTAATCTGACGATTGATCCAGGGCTGCGCACCACCATCACCGGCGTCGACGTCGCGGTCGACGGCAATATTGAGCCAAAAACCAAATCTTCATTGATTGACAGCTGGCAACTTCCCGTCGGCCATCCCTTCCGGCAGGATGACTGGAATACCGCCAAGCAGCAGATTCTTTCCGAATTGCTGGCAGTGGAATACGCCGATGCCCGGCTGGTGGACAGCGAGGCCGCCATCGACACCGAAGCGCACAGTGCCAGGCTGAGCACGCATTACGATACCGGCCCGCGCTACCGCTTCGGGCCATTGCGCGTCGAAGGCCTGCAGAATTACGGGCCGGAACTGATCGAGCGTTACAACCGCGCCGTGCTGGCCGGCCAGCCTTACCGCGAAGACCGCTTGAACGCCCTGCAAAGCACATTGCAATCGACGCCGTATTTTGCATCGGTGCAAACCTCGCTGGATCGTGATGCGGCTGAGATTCAGGATGACGGCACGGCCACCGCTCCTGTGTTGGTAAGGGTTCGCGAACGCTCATCGCATCGCGTGTCTTTCGGTGCCGGCTTCAGCTCCAATACCGGCGCCCGCGTCGAACTCAACTACCACACGCCCAATCTGTTCAACCAGGCCTGGGCGCTGGATAGCGGCCTGCGCATCGAACAAAAAAGGCAAACGGCCTACGCCGATGTCTTTCTGCCACCTGACGCGCGCAACCGGCGGAACAGCCTGGGTGCCATGGCAGAAGCATCCGACATCCAGGGCCTGCGCACCGAGCGTTATGCCTTCGGGGCGCAAACCGTGCAGCAACGGGGCATTGTCGAGCAACGACTATCCCTCAATTGGGAACAGGAGCGGCGCGAGACCGATGCTAGCTTGCCGAGCACCAGTCGGGCGCTGGTCCCGAACGGCGTATGGACCTGGCGGCATGTGGACAGCCTGCTCGACCCGCACCTTGGCTCGGTCGTTCAGGTGCAGATCGGTGGCGGCGCCAAGGCCGCACTGTCCGACCAGAACTTTGTCCGCCTGCATGGCCGCTTCCAGCAATACATCCCGCTCGGCCGCGTGGACACGTTGATCCTGCGTGGCGAACTCGGCTACACCTTTGCCAACTCGCGCCAGCATATCCCGCAGGATTACCTGTTCCGCACCGGCGGCGCTGGCTCCGTGCGCGGCTACGCCTACCAGAGCCTCGGCATCAAGGAAGGCAATGCCGTGGTCGGCGGTCGCTACATGGCCATCGCCAGCGTCGAAGCAACGCACTGGTTGAACGAGGCCTGGGGCGTTGCCGCTTTCATCGACGCCGGCGATGCGGTCGACGCGCTGCAGGATGTCCGCCTCGCCATCGGTTACGGCCTTGGCGCCCGCTGGCGCAGCCCGGCCGGGCCGATCGGCATCGACTTCGCGTATGGCGATCGCGACAAATCGCTGCACCTGCATTTTTCGCTGGCCATCCCGTTCTGA